Proteins from one Desulfonema limicola genomic window:
- a CDS encoding oligopeptide/dipeptide ABC transporter ATP-binding protein produces MSNEITRFPVLELERISKTFVQKPDLIIKIARKTGLGIPEQKVLALDDVSLDVYEGEVLGIVGESGCGKSTLGKIVSGLLSPDKGVIRYRGMGINEANSFVTRIACLGIQMIFQNPYSSLNPRMKIRDIIGEAAIVHGFTDKNKVDDYVDSLMIRCGLAPEYKNYYPHQFSGGQCQRIAIARALAVMPDVLICDEVVSALDVSVQAQILNLLTSLREESRLTSVFISHDLRVVEHMSNRIVTMYMGRIVEIAETGDLLKLPAHPYTCKLFEDAPSLNNRNVEFKSIEREIPSAFNPPSGCHFHLRCPKKMDICTQAVPKMISIEPGHKVRCHLFDLPS; encoded by the coding sequence ATGAGTAATGAAATAACAAGATTTCCTGTTCTTGAACTGGAAAGAATTTCAAAAACCTTTGTTCAAAAACCTGACTTGATTATAAAAATTGCCCGTAAGACTGGTCTGGGAATACCGGAACAAAAAGTGCTGGCTCTTGATGATGTCAGTCTGGATGTATATGAAGGTGAGGTATTAGGCATTGTTGGAGAATCAGGGTGCGGCAAGTCAACTCTGGGAAAGATTGTATCCGGGCTGCTCAGTCCTGACAAGGGTGTAATTCGTTACAGGGGAATGGGTATTAATGAAGCAAATTCTTTTGTAACCAGGATTGCATGTCTTGGTATCCAGATGATTTTTCAAAATCCCTATTCATCCCTTAATCCGCGTATGAAAATCCGTGATATTATCGGTGAAGCAGCAATAGTTCATGGTTTTACAGATAAAAATAAAGTTGATGATTATGTTGACAGTCTTATGATTCGCTGCGGGCTTGCACCTGAATATAAAAACTATTATCCCCACCAGTTTTCAGGAGGTCAGTGCCAGCGCATTGCTATTGCCCGCGCCCTGGCAGTCATGCCTGATGTTTTGATCTGTGATGAGGTGGTGTCTGCTCTGGATGTTTCAGTTCAGGCCCAGATTCTTAATCTTTTAACAAGTCTGAGGGAAGAGTCAAGGCTTACCAGTGTGTTTATCAGTCATGATCTAAGGGTTGTAGAACATATGAGCAACCGGATAGTTACAATGTATATGGGCAGGATAGTTGAAATAGCTGAAACTGGTGATTTATTGAAACTGCCAGCCCATCCTTATACATGTAAATTATTTGAAGATGCGCCGTCTTTGAATAATCGTAATGTTGAGTTCAAATCTATTGAACGAGAAATTCCTTCAGCTTTTAACCCTCCTTCCGGCTGTCATTTTCACCTGCGATGCCCTAAAAAAATGGATATTTGCACCCAGGCTGTTCCAAAAATGATTTCAATTGAACCGGGGCATAAGGTGAGATGTCATTTGTTTGATTTGCCGTCCTGA
- a CDS encoding ABC transporter ATP-binding protein: MNSQSPVICVENLQACFFTKQGVVKAVDDVSFSLKPGMILGIAGESGSGKSVTALALMGLLDKPGRITRGKILFCGQDITNLNEKEMRQLRGCEISMIFQDALSCFNPVLRIDTQIIEVLKAHHKISSKAALEKAEKALVQMGIPDVKTRIRFYPHQFSGGMLQRIAIAIATLNHPKLIIADEPTTSLDVTIQRQILGIIQQHIHEQNTALIWITHDLGVIAGLVDEICIMYAGLIVEYGNVDQILDSPLHPYTMGLINSVPATGNRQKFLKQIPGIPPSRLNIPSGCAFRNRCSRADSKCLVKPELTGSLKRQVRCFHPYTENFK; encoded by the coding sequence TCCCCTGTCATTTGTGTTGAAAATCTTCAGGCCTGTTTTTTTACAAAACAAGGTGTTGTTAAAGCTGTTGATGATGTAAGTTTTTCACTAAAACCAGGTATGATACTTGGTATAGCAGGTGAATCAGGCTCTGGAAAATCAGTTACTGCTCTTGCCCTTATGGGACTTCTTGATAAACCAGGACGCATTACCAGGGGTAAGATATTATTTTGCGGACAGGATATAACAAATCTGAATGAAAAGGAAATGAGGCAGTTAAGAGGCTGTGAAATCTCCATGATTTTTCAGGATGCTTTATCTTGTTTTAATCCTGTGCTTCGTATTGATACTCAAATTATAGAGGTTTTAAAAGCTCATCACAAGATAAGCAGCAAAGCTGCACTGGAAAAAGCTGAAAAAGCCCTGGTGCAAATGGGTATTCCTGATGTTAAAACAAGAATCAGGTTTTATCCTCATCAATTTTCAGGGGGCATGCTTCAAAGGATTGCTATTGCCATTGCAACCCTTAATCATCCAAAACTGATTATTGCAGATGAGCCTACAACATCTCTTGATGTTACAATTCAAAGACAGATTCTTGGTATAATCCAACAGCATATCCATGAGCAGAATACAGCTCTGATATGGATTACTCATGATCTTGGCGTTATTGCAGGGCTTGTTGATGAAATATGTATAATGTATGCAGGACTGATTGTTGAGTATGGAAATGTTGACCAGATTCTTGACAGCCCACTTCATCCTTATACTATGGGCCTGATTAACTCAGTGCCTGCAACAGGAAACAGGCAGAAGTTTTTAAAGCAGATTCCAGGTATTCCTCCTTCACGTCTTAATATTCCATCAGGATGTGCTTTTAGAAACAGATGTTCTCGTGCTGACAGTAAATGTCTGGTTAAACCTGAACTCACAGGCTCTTTAAAAAGGCAGGTACGCTGTTTTCATCCATATACAGAGAATTTTAAATGA
- a CDS encoding phosphate-starvation-inducible PsiE family protein: MLDLLKQFEQFLIQVLMIMMAFVLLLATIDLGWMIIKDITQPFSLVLSVDQLLEIFGLFMLVIIGIELLETIMKTYLTQSIPHYDVVLSVAIIAIARKVIILDIKETSGLSLIGIASIILALTIGYFVMKQSQNQDGKSNK; this comes from the coding sequence ATGCTGGATTTGCTGAAACAGTTTGAGCAGTTTTTGATTCAAGTACTTATGATTATGATGGCTTTTGTCTTGCTGCTGGCAACCATAGATTTAGGCTGGATGATTATTAAAGATATAACACAACCATTCTCTTTGGTCCTTTCTGTTGACCAGCTTCTGGAAATTTTCGGGCTGTTTATGCTTGTAATTATCGGAATTGAACTGCTGGAAACAATTATGAAAACCTACCTTACTCAAAGCATACCTCATTACGATGTTGTCTTGTCAGTTGCAATTATTGCCATTGCCAGGAAGGTGATCATCCTTGATATTAAGGAAACAAGCGGCTTATCTCTTATTGGGATAGCATCAATAATACTGGCTCTTACTATTGGTTATTTTGTCATGAAGCAAAGCCAAAATCAGGACGGCAAATCAAACAAATGA
- a CDS encoding replication-associated recombination protein A, with the protein MDLFEYHTENTFQNQKPLAERMRPDNIQSFMGQEHAVSRGSIIRHAVENDKIFSMILWGPPGCGKTTLARIIAAETASCFIHFSAVLSGVKDIRTVIEEAKKQQNIYQKKTILFVDEIHSFNKTQQNAFLHHVESGLITLIGATTENPSFEIIAPLLSRTRVITLTRLSRDAVSSIIQTALTDQEKGLGIFNLSLSDKALNHLIRMADGDARAALNSLEISAQLAISKGIKQIGLEIVENAVQKQSLRYDKDGEEHYNLISAFHKSMRGSDPDAALYWLSRMLTAGEKPLYIARRMVRFASEDVGNADPFALRIALDSVDSYQLLGSPEGELALAQAAVYLATAPKSNAVYAAFGNVKNLVKSTGSLPVPFHIRNAPTKLMKDTGYGKGYKYAHDYKDGYVPQEYMPEELKGRYFYFPQDQGYENTIRQRLETWRNIKNKIMQ; encoded by the coding sequence TTGGATTTATTTGAATACCATACAGAAAATACCTTTCAAAACCAAAAACCTCTTGCTGAAAGGATGCGGCCTGATAATATACAATCCTTCATGGGCCAGGAACATGCTGTAAGCCGGGGCAGTATTATACGCCATGCTGTTGAAAATGATAAAATTTTTTCCATGATCCTCTGGGGGCCTCCAGGGTGCGGTAAAACCACGCTGGCAAGAATTATTGCAGCAGAAACTGCTTCTTGTTTTATACATTTTTCAGCAGTTTTATCAGGTGTTAAAGATATCAGGACAGTTATTGAAGAAGCAAAAAAACAGCAAAATATTTATCAGAAAAAAACTATTCTTTTTGTAGATGAAATCCACAGCTTTAATAAAACCCAGCAGAATGCCTTTCTCCACCATGTGGAAAGCGGACTTATTACCCTGATTGGAGCCACTACTGAAAATCCTTCTTTTGAGATTATTGCGCCTTTATTATCCAGAACCAGGGTAATAACTTTAACCAGGCTTTCCAGAGATGCTGTTTCCAGTATTATTCAAACTGCATTAACAGACCAGGAAAAAGGGCTTGGAATATTTAATCTTTCCCTTTCAGATAAAGCCTTGAATCATTTAATCCGCATGGCAGACGGAGATGCCCGTGCAGCACTTAACAGCCTTGAAATCTCAGCACAGCTTGCCATTTCCAAAGGCATAAAGCAGATTGGCCTTGAGATTGTTGAAAATGCAGTACAAAAACAATCTCTCCGCTATGACAAAGATGGAGAGGAACATTATAACCTGATCTCAGCTTTTCATAAAAGTATGAGAGGCAGTGACCCTGATGCAGCCCTTTACTGGCTTTCCAGGATGCTCACAGCCGGAGAAAAACCTCTTTATATTGCAAGAAGAATGGTAAGATTTGCCTCTGAAGATGTGGGCAATGCAGATCCTTTTGCCCTGCGGATTGCCTTAGACAGTGTTGATTCATACCAGCTTCTTGGCAGCCCTGAAGGTGAACTGGCTCTGGCACAGGCTGCGGTTTATCTTGCCACTGCTCCAAAAAGCAACGCAGTTTATGCAGCTTTTGGAAATGTAAAGAACCTTGTTAAAAGTACAGGTTCTCTTCCAGTACCTTTTCATATAAGAAATGCACCCACAAAACTTATGAAAGATACAGGCTATGGAAAGGGATATAAATATGCACATGACTATAAAGACGGGTATGTGCCTCAGGAATACATGCCTGAAGAACTTAAGGGAAGATATTTTTATTTTCCCCAGGATCAGGGATATGAAAACACAATAAGACAAAGACTGGAAACATGGCGGAATATAAAAAACAAAATCATGCAGTGA